The genomic window GGGCGGCAGCGGGGGTGCTCTCCCTCGGACAGCACCCCCGCGGGGCGAGGGTGAGGACGAGACGAACCGGGCCCGCGTAACTTTCCTTGCCGGAGGGCCGTTGCTATACAACCGCCCGGTATTACGCAGGCGGCACGATCTGCATCCAATGGCTGCGCGCAAGCGCAAGGAGGCTCACGCATGAAGCTCGGCACGCTTGTGATCGGTGTAGGGCTGTTGCTGGGGACGGCGGGTCCCGGGTTCGCCGGGACGGTGAACTGCAAGCAGGTGAACAAATACCTGGGGACCGGACGATCGGTGTCGGATGTCGCTCAGACGATGGTGATCGACGAGGCGGACGTGAAGAAGTGTCAGGAGCAGGCCGCGAGCGAGGGCGCAGCGGGTGGCGCGAAGGACGCGGCGAAGCCCGCGGGCGATGCGGCCACCAAGGACAAGCCCAAGTAGGACGATCCGCGTGGGTGGCGATCGGAGGCCCGATCGCCACCCGTCGTTCGTACACGAGCCCCCGACGGATCCGCACCTCGACGCCGATCGCCGCTGGATGGAGGAGGCGATCCGCGAAGCCGCCGCGGCGGGCGCGCGCGGCGAGGTCCCGATCGGGGCGGTGGTGGTGCTGGGCGATCGGCTGCTCGCGCGCGCGGGTAACGCGAGCGTGGCCGTGCACGATCCGACGGCGCACGCGGAGGTGCGGGCGCTGCGCGCGGCCGCACACGCGGCCCGAAACTACCGTCTCTTGGAGACGACCCTGTACGTCACCCTGGAGCCGTGCGTGATGTGCATGGGCGCGGCGCTCCACGCCCGTGTGGCGCGCCTGGTCTATGGCTGCGCAGACCCGAAGGGTGGCGCCGCGGGCTCCCTCTTCGACCTCGCGAGCGACCAGCGCCTCAACCACCGCATCGCAGTCACGGCCGGCGTGGCCGAGGACGGCTGCCGTGCCCTGTTGCGGGAGTTCTTCCGGACGCGTCGCGTGCCCTCGACGTAGCGACGCGCGCATGGCCCCCGCGCCGCGGCTGTGCTAGGAGGCTGTCGGGAACACCATGGCGGCTGCGGCGAGAGATCCTGGGGCTGCGAACGGCGTGCTCGCTCCGCGGCTCGTTCACCTCGCTCACCATGGTTAACCCCCACGGCCTCCTAGGCAGGGCCGCGCCGGAGAGGTGCGTGAGCCCGGTTGAAACGGCACGACTCGAAATCGTGTGAGCCCTCGTGGCTCCGGGGGTTCGAATCCCCCCCTCTCCGCTAGAGATTGCAGATCCTTCGCTACACCCTGAACGCCGGCATGACCAGCGTATCGTCTTGAAGCGAGAATCCTGGCGCAGCTGGAAGAGCCGCTGCGCACGCTCGACCTCCGCGCGACAACCGTGTGTTATCCCCAGGTGTGGATAAGCCGGGATGTGCCACGAGGGTCAGGCGATTGTCGGTGGTCTTGGCGTGCACGTACATGGCGCGCAGTAGGTTCGTTGAGTAGCGGTCCGTCTGATCGCACCTTGACGCGCTTCGGCTTCCGGCGTTAGGAGACTGTCGCGTGCGGTTCGTGGCGCGGGACGTAACTCGCTCCGTCACCGCCCGCTGGGTAGGAGTCTAGCTAGCAGACCCGCGATGAGATGCTCCCTCGACCATGCTCGGGCGCACCGGGTCGAACAGGCTGCGCAGCGGTATGGAATCGATCTGACCGTGGCGCGGGAGCGAATGTTCCTCCGCCTCGTCGCCGCGCAGGGGCTTGTCGTCGCCCGGCAAGCGCGGGGCGACGTCGCCTACCTCGTGCGCCATTTGAGGCGCTGGGTTCTCCTGTGCGTCAGTGAGCGGCAGCGACGGATTCGCACCTTTCTGCCGCTTGGCCCGGAGGCGTGGTTGCGGCAACGGAACGGGGATCGCCTGTCGGTGGGGACCGTGATCGACGCGATCCTCTCGGCGCATCGGCAGGCGATCCGGACCCCGCTCGCGCCGCCCCGGCCGACGGAGAGCTCAGAAGCCTATCGCGGCCGGATTGAAGCGGCCGTTACGGAGCGGATCGCAAGGCTGAGGGATCGACGTGGGCAAGAGAGACCGCGGGCTGCGTAAACTGCTGCAGTTGCGGCCGTTTCGTTGCGCCGATCGCTCCGGCTTTACAGGGGCTCGAATTCCCGACTCTCCGCTCGGCTGAGCGGCGCGCCCTCAGGCACGGGCGGCGCGCAGCGCGGCGCCGTCGAGCGCGCTGATCAAGTCGCCCAGCTCGCGCGGCTCGGTGAGCGCGCGCGCGAGAGCCGCGGCGATCTCGGGCGCGAGGGCGCCGACCCCAGCCGAAGGCACGAGAGCCAGCGCCAGGACGACGGCGAGCGGGGCGTGGAGCGCCGCAGCGTCGGCCGGCTCGCGCCACTCGACCCCGTCCAGATCGGCGAGCACGAGCGTCGACGGAGGGGCGTGGAGGAACCGCTCCGGGGCGGCATCGGGGAGGGCGGCGCCCGCGAGTGCCAGCGCGCGCAGGATACGGGCCGCGGCGGCGGCGAGGAGAAGGCCGCGGGCGACCTCGAACGGGGTTGCGCCGTCGAGGACGAGCGGTCTGCCCGGGCCGCTCACGGCGACATAGGGGATGGCGCTCGCGACTCCGTGCTCGACGACCGGGGCGACGGCGGGGAGCGCGAGGGCCGCCTGCTGGCGCGCCTCGGCGGCGAGACGCTCGGCTTCGGGCGTCGCCGCCGTGCGGAGCCAGACCGGGCGCTGCCCATCGAGCCAGAACGCCGGGGCGAGGCGGCCGCGCGCCGGCAGCTCGCCGGCAAGCGCCACGCGGCCCAGGCGGCGGGCGTCGAGCGCGGCGCGCCAGCGCACCGCGGCGCCCACGTCCTGCCGCGTGCGGTGGAGATCGTCCAGCACGACCCGCGCCCGGTCATCCGCATGGCGCTCGAGGAGCTGGGCGGCGCGTCGGAGAGCGAGGCGCGGGTAGGTGCGGCCCGCGCG from Deltaproteobacteria bacterium includes these protein-coding regions:
- the tadA gene encoding tRNA adenosine(34) deaminase TadA, translated to MRPPRTSPSRTIRVGGDRRPDRHPSFVHEPPTDPHLDADRRWMEEAIREAAAAGARGEVPIGAVVVLGDRLLARAGNASVAVHDPTAHAEVRALRAAAHAARNYRLLETTLYVTLEPCVMCMGAALHARVARLVYGCADPKGGAAGSLFDLASDQRLNHRIAVTAGVAEDGCRALLREFFRTRRVPST